From the genome of Blastocatellia bacterium, one region includes:
- a CDS encoding PH domain-containing protein, with protein sequence MRCPHCGAENRERNRFCSNCGASLYEASAAPIFVLHPTALFVATRYLLAAILILGLLLLYTFVERARPGTIPAWGLLFAIAVILLSPISHHVARAFETYTLTEQGLTLTSGVLRRVHRHIPLSKIQEVTVVQSGWGRILGIGDLVIDTAAEAGRIVLRDVRHPKTYADLIIRQIERA encoded by the coding sequence ATGCGTTGTCCACATTGCGGAGCAGAGAATCGCGAGCGGAATCGCTTCTGCTCCAACTGCGGCGCGAGTCTTTATGAAGCGTCGGCAGCACCAATCTTCGTGCTGCACCCGACAGCGCTCTTTGTCGCTACGCGGTATCTACTGGCGGCGATCCTCATCCTCGGGCTTCTGTTGCTTTACACCTTCGTGGAGCGCGCGCGTCCGGGCACTATTCCGGCGTGGGGCCTCCTCTTCGCCATCGCTGTGATCCTCCTCTCCCCAATCTCCCACCATGTGGCGCGCGCTTTCGAGACGTACACACTCACGGAACAGGGTCTCACGCTCACCTCGGGGGTGCTTCGCAGAGTCCACCGGCACATTCCCCTCAGCAAGATTCAAGAGGTCACCGTCGTTCAAAGCGGATGGGGACGAATCCTAGGTATCGGGGATTTGGTCATTGACACGGCGGCCGAGGCCGGTAGAATTGTTCTGAGAGATGTTCGGCATCCGAAGACCTATGCCGATCTGATCATCCGTCAGATCGAACGCGCGTGA